A part of Entelurus aequoreus isolate RoL-2023_Sb linkage group LG10, RoL_Eaeq_v1.1, whole genome shotgun sequence genomic DNA contains:
- the ppp6r2b gene encoding serine/threonine-protein phosphatase 6 regulatory subunit 2, whose translation MSAMFWKFDLHTASHLEALLDKEDVTLTELMDEDDVLQECKAQNRRLLLFLCQDQCMQELVRKITTEPPAGIEETKRFKYSNIACELLTSDVGVINDKLGNEEPLLDTLYAFLEQPSPLNPLLASFFSKTIGNLIARKTEQVISFLRGKDGFLSLVLKHIDTSAMMDVLLRLISCVEPPPLRLETLAWLNEEKLAQRLIEIIHPEKDEERQSNASQTLCDIIRLSRDQANQLQEMSQPDPLLTVLESQECVEQLLQNMFSGDRTESCIVNGIQVLLTLLEIRRPVVDGVMDAQGFEKSYTINSSILLAIQPHLVHFHQLLLEPPKRSRMLTTLGVIEEPLGNTRLHVARLVASLLYTSSASHAVIAQELCRLNTVDLLLNLFFKYTWNNFLHLQVELCVAAILRPCAHEMRLQPAVGSQDKVKSPQDASQEQAVTETPVTPENAAHNLLVTHLFQHCRLVQRILVAWEENDKTQSEGGMRRGYMGHLTRIANTVVHNLEKGPVHTQINNLICELPDDCRGRWEAFVDQTLSETNRRNTLDLVGSGNPRPSSEDDMMESPFPKELSLQQAFSDYQIQQMTANFVDQFGFNDEEFTDHDDSIGATFDRIAEININIDVGQDSANTAVFDACAKERIQPFDDDDDEEDIWEDKEINYATQTKSRNRFGGSQAAQGQAAARTCDRSTTAATQASDKATGSDSDEGEEPKDDLDPFSSQAEPTKNSGDWIADFGEVNSKAPAAGVGFAAWDNPQTAATETPEKGWAKFTDFQPFCCSETGPRCSSPVDSDLSGPNSTKPNQNPCVWSVCGARKAPLVASDSSSSSSSETDEEESKTESTSTETVTTETRFFIAY comes from the exons ATGTCAGCCATGTTTTGGAAGTTCGACCTACACACTGCTTCTCACCTGGAGGCTTTACTGGACAAGGAGGATGTCACGCTTACCGAACTTATGGACGAGGACGATGTGCTGCAAGAGTGCAAGGCTCAGAACAGGAG ACTTCTCCTATTCCTGTGCCAGGACCAGTGCATGCAGGAGCTGGTGCGTAAGATTACTACTGAGCCTCCTGCTGGTATAGAGGAGACTAAGCGATTTAA GTATTCAAATATAGCATGCGAGCTATTGACAAGCGATGTGGGCGTCATCAACGACAAGTTGGGCAATGAGGAGCCTCTTCTGGACACCCTGTATGCCTTCCTGGAGCAGCCCTCTCCTCTTAACCCCTTACTGGCATCCTTCTTTAGCAAGACAATTGGGAACCTCATTGCACGAAAGACTGAGCAG GTGATCAGTTTCCTGCGGGGGAAGGACGGATTCCTGTCCTTAGTTCTGAAGCACATCGATACGTCAGCTATGATGGATGTTCTTCTACGACTAATCAGCTGCGTGGAGCCCCCTCCTCTTCGTCTGGAGACCCTGGCT tggTTGAATGAAGAGAAGCTGGCCCAAAGACTCATAGAGATCATTCATCCGGAGAAGGATGAAGAA AGGCAGTCCAACGCCTCTCAGACTTTGTGCGACATTATTCGTTTAAGCAGAGACCAGGCTAATCAGCTTCAAGAGATGTCCCAGCCTGACCCTTTGCTGACTGTGCTGGAATC GCAGGAGTGTGTGGAGCAGCTGCTGCAGAACATGTTCTCGGGAGACCGAACTGAGAGCTGCATTGTTAATGGAATTCAAGTTCTGCTTACATTATTGGAAATCAGAAGGCCAGT TGTGGATGGAGTAATGGATGCTCAGGGATTTGAGAAAAGCTACACTATTAACAGCAGCATTCTGTTGGCCATCCAGCCACACTTGGTACATTTCCACCAGCTTCTCCTCGAGCCCCCGAAG CGAAGTCGTATGCTGACTACTTTAGGTGTGATAGAGGAACCTTTAGGGAACACGAGGCTGCACGTAGCCAGACTAGTGGCCTCTCTGCTCTACACCAGTTCTGCCAGCCACGCAGTCATAGCACAGGAACTTTGCAGACTCAATACAGTGGATCTGCTTTTG AACTTGTTCTTCAAGTACACATGGAATAACTTCCTGCACCTCCAAGTGGAGCTCTGTGTTGCGGCCATCCTGCGGCCCTGTGCCCATGAAATGAGACTTCAGCCAGCTGTAGGATCCCAGGACAAGGTCAAGTCTCCTCAGGATGCATCACAGGAGCAGGCTGTGACAGAAACGCCAGTCACCCCCGAAAACGCTGCACATAATTTATTGGTGACTCAT CTGTTTCAGCATTGCCGTCTTGTTCAGAGGATTCTAGTTGCCTGGGAAGAGAACGATAAAACACA ATCAGAAGGTGGGATGAGGAGAGGCTACATGGGACATCTAACCAGGATTGCCAATACCGTGGTCCACAATCTGGAGAAAGGACCGGTTCACACCCAGATTAATAATCTCATCTGCG AGCTGCCAGATGACTGCAGGGGGCGCTGGGAGGCTTTTGTGGACCAGACGCTTTCAGAGACTAACAGGAGAAACACCTTGGATCTG GTCGGCAGCGGGAATCCACGTCCTTCCTCAGAGGACGATATGATGGAGAGCCCTTTCCCAAAAGAACTGTCACTGCAGCAG gcattttcagactaCCAGATTCAGCAGATGACAGCAAACTTTGTTGATCAGTTTGGCTTCAACGACGAAGAGTTCACCGATCATGATGACAGCATCGG GGCAACATTTGATCGAATCGCAGAGATCAATATCAACATTGATGTAGGCCAAGACAGT GCCAATACAGCTGTGTTTGACGCCTGTGCCAAAGAGAGGATTCAACcctttgatgatgatgatgacgaagaGGACATCTGGGAGGACAAAGAGATTAACTATGCAACACAAACCAAGTCGAGGAACAG ATTTGGTGGGTCACAGGCAGCTCAAGGGCAGGCAGCTGCTAGAACCTGTGATAGGTCAACTACCGCTGCCACGCAGGCCTCCGACAAAGCAACAGGCTCTGACTCGGATGAAGGAGAGGAGCCGAAAGATGACCTTGACCCCTTCTCCAGCCAGGCCGAGCCCACAAAGA ACTCTGGAGACTGGATTGCagactttggggaggtgaactcaAAGGCTCCTGCTGCAGGCGTAGGTTTTGCAGCCTGGGACAATCCCCAAACAGCAGCCACAGAGACGCCGGAGAAAGGCTGGGCCAAGTTCACAGACTTCCAGCCTTTTTGTTG TTCTGAAACAGGCCCCAGATGTAGTTCCCCTGTGGACTCTGACCTCAGTGGACCCAACAGCACCAAACCAAATCAGAACC CCTGCGTGTGGAGCGTGTGCGGGGCCAGGAAAGCTCCATTGGTGGCGTCAGACAGCTCGTCGTCCAGCAGCTCTGAAACCGACGAAGAAGAAAGCAAGACGGAGTCGACATCCACTGAGACGGTAACCACGGAGACCAGATTTTTTATT gcctactga